A region of Cucumis melo cultivar AY chromosome 2, USDA_Cmelo_AY_1.0, whole genome shotgun sequence DNA encodes the following proteins:
- the LOC103487434 gene encoding umecyanin-like translates to MRNVGIVYVVALVAITVLQAAEAVVIPVGGDSGWIRPPNPNFYSSWAAGLNFIVGDILVFNFATGGHDVAGVTKDGYDNCNTNNPIFLNTTSPFSFTLDKLEDFFFICTIPGHCSAGQKLAITNLQQSPPPTSPNSPPVSGNEPPPTPPASPNSPPVSSEMPPPPNSATSIMASIFTVAFVSIAVSFIIY, encoded by the exons ATGAGAAATGTTGGGATAGTTTATGTGGTGGCCCTTGTGGCGATCACCGTGCTTCAAGCAGCGGAGGCGGTGGTGATTCCGGTCGGTGGTGACAGTGGTTGGATACGGCCTCCTAATCCTAACTTCTATTCCTCTTGGGCCGCGGGTTTAAATTTTATCGTCGGAGATATTTTAG TGTTCAATTTTGCGACGGGAGGTCACGACGTGGCCGGAGTGACAAAAGACGGTTACGACAACTGCAACACAAACAATCCTATATTCTTAAACACCACATCCCCTTTCTCTTTCACCCTCGATAAACTTGAGGATTTCTTTTTCATCTGCACCATCCCCGGCCACTGCTCTGCCGGCCAGAAATTGGCCATCACCAACCTCCAACAATCACCGCCACCTACCTCCCCCAATTCTCCCCCCGTTTCCGGCAACGAGCCACCACCAACTCCTCCTGCCTCCCCTAATTCTCCACCCGTTTCGAGTGAAATGCCACCGCCACCAAACTCAGCCACCAGTATTATGGCCTCTATATTCACTGTTGCCTTCGTCTCCATCGCTGTCAGCTTCATAATATATTAA